The genome window gtttgtgccttgtgcatttaaatcaatttttaataaacattttcaaatgtgtcagttgaatgtatttaccagtgtaaactgacgtattttccccaaaaagattaagtgcaggtactatacgaaatgggctggtattagcttcctaagcatcacgaatagtctcgcaaactcgatgccgtatctgaatgaacaatattttattattattttgatccgctgtggatatattcgacttctgtaatacatttgatattacaaccagaggttgaagtatatatttatctttaagcttccgctgtgcatttatataattgtgtggtttgactatattgttgccaacatcgtcacggtaatcccccaccgggcccaccggtgagacacgtggaaatcggggtgtgacaaatcacCTCCGTCTAACGATGGAACttctaaagaaggaacaactttatgcaaaattctccaagtgcgGAGTTTGGTTGAAGGACGTTCAATCCTTGGGTCACATTGTCAATGAACAAGGcatacatgtagatcccgccaaaatcactgcgattaaggattggagtacacctactactcctaccgaagttcgttcttttcttcgTCTTGCCGGTTATTACCGTTGTTTCATCgcaaacttctcaaagattgcgatACCCCTCACTTCTTTAACTCAAAACaataaaccttttgagtggggacccaaacaagaagaaacCTTTCAAATCTTGAAACAAAAACTCTGTAATGCACTAATTCTATCCTTACCCGATGGCAACAATGATTTTGTTGTATACTGCGATGCCTCAAAtctaggccttggttgtgttcttatgcaatgagacaaagtcattgcttatgcttctagacaattgaaaatccacgaaaagaactacacaactcatgatcctTAGTTAGGTGCTGTTATTTTCGCTCtaaaaatttggagacactacctctgtGGTACtgaatgtgtggttttcacggaccataaaagtctccaacatatcttcaatcagaaggaattgaacatgaggcaacgacgttgggtcgaacttctaaacgactatgactgcgagattcgttGGGCCGACGCACTTAGTCGTAAAGAACGTGTCAAACTTCATTGTGTTCAAGTCCAATCAGATATCCAAACACGTATTTTCCAAGCCCAACGTACTTGCGTAACCCAAGGCATGATGAATAATGAACTGCCACATAATCCTGAGCTTCAACTTGAAACTAAAGATGACGGGTTACTTTATTTCTTGGGTCGTTTGTGGGTTTCAaaccaagataatcttcgtacatTTCCACCCAAGCCGGCAAAAACGAGTTGTTGGCCACCTTTAGTGCCTAGTTGGCTACTCCTCTTCTTTTCCAGGTTTTCGGTTGCTAACCCGTGCTTTGAGAGGCACGATCATGTCGTtgacttttttttctttttgtctaGTTGTGACAGTTTGAGTGTTGACTTCTTTTGATGAGGCACAAGTTGTGTCTCACCTAGACATGGTCGTGGTTAACTTTGTGGGGGCCACCATACTATTGTCTTCACTTGGGAGATGAACACAAGATCGTGTTTGATCGGGCAGGGCCAGTGTCATAGTATCTTCTATGAACTTTTCCTCAAGAGTGAAGCACAGGGTGGTGCTTCGACAGACACGACCTCATGTTGTTGTAAactctttagttttttttttttaaattgcagAGGCACAGAGGCGTGTCTTGGGAAGCACGGAGATGTGCTTTGGATTGGTTTCTTGTAAATACTTGATTTTCAACACGGGAGCGCTTTCTTTGTCATTTTGTGACCTGTTTATCCTTGCAATCAAAATtaaacaaaaagaaaacttgttTACCATATTTAAACAAGAAAATAACTTAAACCGAGCCTTGAATGATGTGTACTATATGAATGTTTTTTTTGCACATCACCATCCACCCCTAATAGGACCCTTCAGCCAAATATGGTCTTCCTTTTCCTGGTTTTTGGTTGCTAACCCACCAACGGCCCAAACTTTTGTCTTAATCTCAGCCCATCAATTATTATGTGGCCCAAGATTTAAGTTCCTACTTAAAAATTAGTCTAGCCCAATTCCATAGATTATCATACATCTTAAACGTAATGAAAATATTTCTTAAATAACACACATCTTAAGCATATGCATATGTATATGTAAATAGAATCCAAATCAAAGCCTAAAAAATCGACTCAACTCATTCACGAGCCACAGCCACCACTTGTTTCCCGACATTTCTGCCAGAAAACAGCCCAACCAAAGCCGCAGGCGCACTCTCGAGCCCTTCTGCAAAGTCTTCAATGTAACAAATCTTCCCCTGTTTGATCAAAGGCATAATCATTTCAAAATACTTTGGGAGCATGTGAAAGTAACGGGACACTAAGAAGCCTTGCATGCGCACGTCTTTTGCTATTAGTTGAGATAGGTTGTGCACCCCCTCCCCTTGCTCGAGATTGTACTGTGAGATCATTCCGCAAACTGAAATCCGACCATTTATTCTCATGTTTGAGAGTACCGCCTCCAACATCTTTCCCCCGACGTTCTCAAAGTATATATCGATTCCATCGGGAAAGTACCTGTCACGTTGAattacaaaaacattaaaaaaacataaaaaaaaaaaaaaaactattcttTACAACGGTCCTGCATTATCTTGATTAAGAGGCGTCAAATTGAAGGAGCCAAAATGGGTAATGTTTAGAACTAGCCAAAATGGACCGTGTTTGTTGGGTTGACCCGGAATACCTTTTGTCCATACCTTTTGTAAGGACTTTTTTTCATGAATATTTAGTGTGTCAtatacaaataaaaaaattatattatttcaatgatattatttttataaaatgttttagaATGTTGTATGCAATAAAATTACAATTTAGGAGACTTGcaaccattttgacccgttttattTTGAACTATCGAACTTTTATACAATCTTGGGTGACAACTATGTTTCAATCTAACCTCTTTAGAGCTGCATCTAGATCTTGCTCTTCCTTGTAGTTAAAAGCCTCATCAAATCCAAATTTGTTCTTCAACAGATCAACCTTGGGTGATGAAACACACGTACAAAAATGATTTGGGTACATGAAGAAAACAATAATCATTAGCTTTGTGACATTATAATGAAAGCATTTATGGTGTAACAGGAAGAAAAGAAAGCAGAACCAATTACATAATTAGAAATAATGGTAAAAGATTAAAAGAACACACCAACCTTTTCTTTTGTACCAGCACTGCCAACGACATAACATCCTGACAACTTTGCAAATTGACCAACGAGCTGACCAACTGCACCCGAAGCTGCTGAAACAAAGACATACTCTCCTTTCTTTGGAGCACAAATCTCGTAGAAACCAACATAAGCGGTCAACCCAGGCATACCTAGAGATAATCCAAAGATAAAAATTACGAGAGGGTTGAGCGTAGAGGTGACAAACTGGGCTTACCGGTTCGATTGACGTGAAAGTTGACACACTATGTGTCCAATACTTTTTATAAATGTATAGTGTCAGACATGAGTACAAAGATAATATTATCTCATTTGTATtctaatttttaaataaaataatgagtaaaatgccattttcatccttgagttttggccagttttgcgactttcgtccaaaggtttgtttttccgcatctagatccaaaaggtttgaaatcttgccattttcatccgactcgttaactccatccatttttctctgttaagtcaggtgcatttccgtcttttttgttaacttaaagagcaATTCAGTCTATTTCACTTTACGTAAAAGACAGAATAGccctgaaaaagaccgaattgccctttaagtgaCTTTTGACTTATTTGACTTGTTTCCTTTTTAGCTACTTTATTTCCTTCATTTTACCTGTTTGACATGTTAAGAAATAAAACACAACACGCATCAACTAATTTTTAAGTAAAAACAGTAACAGGCATGAAGAACCCCTTTGGTCTCTAGAGGGTAAATGTTGACTAATTCGTTAAGGGTCAACTTTGGTCAGATCAAATGGGTCAGTAGCAGTTTGTTTATTTAGTCACGTTTAGATTCAATATATACAAAAAAGTTGAACAATAATTTTACAATTGCTGTGCTTTCTTTGCTTATTTCCATCGATCAAGGCCAAATATCCAACAGTCTCATCTAATTATAATGCACACTTGTCATTAAAATTAGAATGTTGTTGGAGTATACATTATTTGATATAATAAGTACATTGATTTAGGTTAAACAtctaccatcatcatcatcatcatcatcatcatcatactcagtaaatcccaccaatagcaaagctaaggtagggtctgaggagggtaagatgtagacagccttacctctaccccgtaggaatagagaggctgcttccagtgagaccctcggctcgatagtagttttgcatcaagccttggacataaggcacataacactcagcaattgagacaactgccaattagtgcatgtacccccttgtctttcggctatcaacgccaccacatgatgcatgattaaccatccccctcttttaacgttattttcacgaaattagtaaaataacgttaaaattagtaaaataacgttaaacaTCTACCATCTATAATCAATTACCATTTTTGTGTAGCGGGTACAAGGCTCTACAGTCAGCCAATAATTATTGTGTTAGATAATGACCATAATCAGGGGCGTAgctttcgctcagtagtgttatgtatgtacgtttcgtatagaattttttaggtatatacgttttcgaccccccggttttataagaaaaaaaattacttatatagaatttttaggtccggtgacttccgactCCCCGGtgaaaattttcaagcttcgccactgaccaAAATTTCTAATCCTCTGTTCAATTACTACATATGCTTATATGGAAACCAAAATCAATTCAAACAAAAAACATACCAAGAATGCCTGTATAATAGGATAGAGGCACATCAGTATCTTCAATCTTGAATAGAATCTGAGGATCATTAATAATGCTGTATTCCTCCCATCTAATCCCTCCCCAAACTAAGTCACCTTTCTTAAAATTCGAGTGTGTAGAATCGACTACTTTCGCTACTCCAAGTCCCCCTATAGGCTGCAACATTACATCAAATCACAAGCTGAAATACCACATTATGCTCTCCAACAAACTTTTAATACGCATATTTCTTAGTTTTTAGACTTGATTGACACAAAATTTTAGGGTTTCAAGTTCAATGCGAACTGAAAAGCATAAACCTAAGCAGAAATCAGTTAATAAACAGAGTGTTTTGAGTAAATTGATGAAGATGAATTAACTGACCGAACCAGGAGTGAAGGAATCAAAGTAACTGCCTTGAGATTTGCTCATTCTACCACGCATGTACGGATCGCATGAGAGATAAAGGTTTTTGAGGAGGACGGCGTTAGAAGCTTCTGGAAGGTTGAGGTTGATGGCGGAGGAAGTAATGAGGAGCATGTCGGATTCCTTTGGGAAGCCATTGACGTAATTCTGGAGTATAATCTGTTGATTTCTCACTTCTTCCATTTGAGTGCTAGATTCTTGAGTAGGAAGATGAACAGCTGCTCTGGAACTACCACAAATATGTGACAAATATGTGAACCACGATATGAGGAATTCTTTAGTAGATTAAAAAATAACgtcatttatgtttatatcatgCTACAAAGTGTGTTGTTTACCTTTAAAAAATATAAGATAAATTAGAATTGGGATGAGTATTTTGTATCGGGTATCGGTACGGATATTGAATTTCTCGTATCGAGTTATTTTTTACCGATTCGGTGCATACATTTTGGCGTTTTTGTTACTAGTACTTTTGGATCAGTACTAATATTTTACCGATTTTTACCGGTCCTGTACAGGTATCATACCATATTGAGCATTTTTGGTACCGATACCTAATTTTGACGATTTTTTATACCAGTATTTTCAGTATCGATACCAAGTTTATCCCTATTTATGACACACTTTATAACCTGTTATAAATATAAATGATGTTTTCTATGATTTACTCGTTGATTAAGGTGTTATTTTCATATAGAATGGATGCAAACAAAAGTGGTCAAACCTTACTTGTGTTAATTACACAATTAGTCCATGTAATTAATTAAAAGTAAAATATACGGGTACTATGGATTTCAACTTTCAAGTAACAGATTTGTGCTTTTTTAGTTTTTGGTCACGATGATGGATATTAATGAGCATTAAAAATTAACTAGAAGAGTTTTTTCTTTCATTACACTCGCTAAAAAAAAtcataaagtaaaaataatctaatactaataaagaTTCCAATTAATGTCATATGacactagggctgcaaacgaatcaAACGTTCGACGAATAGTTCGTAAAccgttcggtgggaagttcgtttgtgttcgttcgtttattaaacaaacgaacacgaatacgaaatttcgttcgtttagttaaatgaacaaacatgaacaaaggtcatgttcgttcgtttatgttcgtgaatgttcggtaacgtgttcgtttgtgttcgatagtacattagtgtttttagtttttatatatatttaaatacatTAAAATTCtaacaaattaaatatctaataagtgtcgatgtattatatattatgttcatgaacgattgtttgtgttcgtttgtttccatttgtgttcaccaacattagtttgtgctcatttgtgttcgttaaTGTTCATTTTtattcgttgcctaaaattaacaaacaaacacaaacgaacacaaacaagttcatttccttaacaaacgaacacgaacataaaatctcgtttgaTAAGTGTTCCTGAACAGTTCGCGatcacatatatttcttaacaaacgaacacgaataaggtcttgttcgtgttcgttcggttcgtttgcagccctatatGACACTGTttcttttaatttaattttttaacTTATAGTTTATTGTTActtttttaataattaattaatatataaatatcaATTATCCTTATCAATAATAGTAAAAATATCtgaattatattatattatattatatatgtatTGTTTGTGAAGGatcatgaatagtaattttatttttataataatatatacttttttatttgatatattaaacattaaacattataAAGAAGCAACATCTTTATTCATATATGAGTTGTAACTTTAGTTtagggtgtttttcaaaaaaaaaaaaaggaattttccttttttaaccctaaagttttattctttgacaatttaagtttaaagttttaatctttattTCCTTttaaaccctaaagttttaatctttgacaatttaagtttaaagttttaatctttggtaatttaacccctttgattaatttgatttttcacttctaattcaaaaatttccatcttatACAacttaacccctttgattaatttgatttttcacttctaattcaaaagtttatatcttttgcgatttaaccactttgatttttttacttatgtgttgtaatattggatttgggggtttttcaaagaaaaaatgattatgcatatggttgttgtaaccttggctttatgggggttttaaaaaaatgatttttttacttttcatccAAAAGTATTCATAAATGACTTtcaacccaaaactatttgtatttttttacgttaaacacaaaactttttaatctgtcctcacaactttttttactttcaactttggtcctttatagttttttttcgcaaatttttcgctttatgattcgttctaaattttgtgacttaacacatcgcaacatgcgtctttggtttaacgtttttacgtttcgttctaaattttgcgagttaatatGACGCAACGTGCgcgtgtgggtgaacgtttttacatcgtctatttttttcctgtttgacaggttcaacataacgtgcgcgtcctaaatcgacttagttataactaaagaatccccgccgcaatgcggcaggtcgtaattctagttataatagtttattattatatttacttttaataagaTATTCttaatttttctctttttttttaaatcatatattTTCTTTACCATTTTATTAATAagtctttttttcttttttaaccatgaatagtaactttatttttataataatatatagttttttttttaatatattataatagtttattattatatttacttttagcaatatatttttaatttttttctttttttaatcatatatatctcctttaccatttttattgataattctttttttcttttttaaaacatatatcAATTTATCAATTAATTGGATACTTCTTTAGTAGTTTacatttataacttttttctaaaaaattAAGTACataattgtgtttgattttttcccttaagttttgttaaaaacaaagttatacttaaaatcatggttgtaaaacaaggtttccaaggccgagtactctccgagtagtcgctacaaggtaggctaccgaggcgactttctttgactccgcctaattactcggaatcggtcAAACACGGTCAACCTCGGCCAAAATCGTACCTAGTCTGTCAACTCGGGCCTtgtttgacttaaaaaataataaaacataatttctatgcctattatattaaagaatgaatatcattttcacgtattttgttatagatattagtaaatttatgttatttgacatatatttaatttccaaaaacttatttctttataatttaacatgtccgagtactccccgagtactctccgcctaggccgagtactctcaactccccggtcggccgactagggagcgcctaacgacttttgcaaccatgcttaaaataaagtatttatttgttaacataaaacggtacgatgataaactaaaccgttctaatagtttggctttctaaacagcatactttattttcaaatcgcgtttgttttacattatcatttgtttggtttcgccgcaacgcgcgacgccACAAAAAAAACTAGTTCTAATAAAAGGAGCACTCACTcctttaatttattatttattaatatataaaccttataaattttatataaatTCCAATAAGATACATACACTTATAAacgtttcattaagggtaaattacacttttcgtcctttatgtttgtagtgggttgcaatggatgacctttaactttaataattacagtcacagtcctttatttggaaaactcgttGCATGTATCGTCCTTTACCCCAAACCAGGTTAGAAATTTAAGTTAACTCTTATCATGTGCTTATCACATGAGGGCATTTATGTCCTTTTACCCCTAATTCCTCTCAACTTATATATAAACCCCTCTTTCACCCTCATCCTCAAATTAGGGTTCCATACTTCATGCTTGCTATCCAAGCACACCACCACCATATCCCAGCAACCACAATCATCAAATCCGTCTACCAAGTCCCACCGCCACTGGAGGCGGTCTTCATCCGATTACTCGATATGTCATGAATTACCTTCGGGCTGCTTGTTCTCGACCGACATTGAAACAAGTGTTTGACGACGATGTTATTTGAAGCTCGACAAGAACAATAGTAGCTCGTCTTCAAATCTTGATTCGAAAGCTTTGAAAGATAAACTGGATCTGTTTAATCGGGAAGAAGAGAACGAATGTGAACCTGGATCTGTTTAATCGGGATCTGAATCTGGATCGGTTTAATCGGGATCTGAATCTGGTTCACCAGAGTTTTTGAATCTGGATTCATTTGAATTGATTTATCTTGTGTTTCAAATCTGAAATCTAAGTTGAACCATGAACCAACTGAAGAATAGCTAGTTTGAAACTGTTAAGATAAGTGGACCAAGCAGCTTTTGGGTTCAAGAAATCCTGACGCGAGTTACTATTCGATGTGATTTTTGTTGAGCAAAATGATTTCTTCAATGCCATTAGTAAGAccttgttgttgctgttgctctTGAATTCACATTGGTTGGTAGAGAGTTatgctttttattttttaaaatactttttgttttttttttctatgtaTGAATGGGTAAAATGACTAAagtgccctcatgtgcaaggcacatg of Helianthus annuus cultivar XRQ/B chromosome 1, HanXRQr2.0-SUNRISE, whole genome shotgun sequence contains these proteins:
- the LOC118480164 gene encoding 2-alkenal reductase (NADP(+)-dependent)-like — protein: MEEVRNQQIILQNYVNGFPKESDMLLITSSAINLNLPEASNAVLLKNLYLSCDPYMRGRMSKSQGSYFDSFTPGSPIGGLGVAKVVDSTHSNFKKGDLVWGGIRWEEYSIINDPQILFKIEDTDVPLSYYTGILGMPGLTAYVGFYEICAPKKGEYVFVSAASGAVGQLVGQFAKLSGCYVVGSAGTKEKVDLLKNKFGFDEAFNYKEEQDLDAALKRYFPDGIDIYFENVGGKMLEAVLSNMRINGRISVCGMISQYNLEQGEGVHNLSQLIAKDVRMQGFLVSRYFHMLPKYFEMIMPLIKQGKICYIEDFAEGLESAPAALVGLFSGRNVGKQVVAVARE